A window of the Citrus sinensis cultivar Valencia sweet orange chromosome 9, DVS_A1.0, whole genome shotgun sequence genome harbors these coding sequences:
- the LOC127899737 gene encoding receptor-like protein EIX2 — MVITMLSKLFPILEYVALLSVILFQLEPRIAHHSNNVVMGCIDEEREALLTFKQSLVDEYGFLSSWGRDNDKRDCCKWRGVRCINKTGHVKVLNLRRSDDENSRGQVLKGTISPALLKLHDLRHLDLSNNHFRGSPVPEFIGSLSKLRYLNLSCGTSLLKVPRPFRCLSGSGFVYLHLENSNLFSLGSLEWLSHLSSLRHPDLSYINLTKSSDWFQAVAKLRSLKTLVLHSCALPPINPSSIWHFNLSTSIETLDLSENNLPSSSVYPWLFNLSRNIQYLNLGFNSLRGSIPGAFQLMVSLRTLYLSSNELEGGIPKFFGNMCSLNRLFLPKNKLSGELSEMIQNLSGGCTMNSLEGLSLLDNDITGPLPDLVGFSSLKVLILGKNRLNGTINKSLCQLSKLESLSLGTNSFTGVICETFFSNMSNLQMLYLNDNSLTLKLSHDWVPPFQLKSLSLASCKMGPHFPKWLHTQNQLISLDVSNNGISDAVPDWFWDLSIELVLLNLSNNQIRGKLPDLSFLRYDDIVIDVSSNHFWGPIPPLPSNSTFLNLSKNKFSGSITFLCSIIKNTWNFFDLSSNLLSGGLPDCWLNFDSLSILNLANNSFSGKIPDSMGFLHNIQTLSLHSNRLTGELPSSLKNCSQLRVLDLRENALYGEIPTWIGGSLQNLNILSLKSNNFHGNIPFQLCHLALIQVLDLSLNNISGNMPKCFNNFSAMTREKSSNPIIGLADKIWILPRYVYMYSYLDNVLLTWKGSEYEYKSTLGLVKCLDLSSNKLHGAIPEEIMDLVGLIALNLSRNHLTGPITPKIGELTSLDFLDLSRNLFSGSIPSSLSQLSGLGVLDLSYNNLSGKIPLGTQLQSFNASVYAENLELCGLPLANMCPDEESAPSPGTDDDSDTLEDEEDQFITLGFYVSSILGFFVGFWGVCGTLILNRSWRHGYYNFLTGMKDWLYVTAAVNIAKLQKFRN; from the coding sequence ATGGTAATTACAATGTTATCCAAATTGTTCCCTATACTTGAATATGTAGCTTTGCTTTCTGTGATATTGTTTCAGTTGGAGCCTAGAATTGCTCATCATTCTAACAACGTAGTAATGGGGTGCATTGATGAGGAGAGAGAAGCGCTTCTCACTTTTAAACAGAGCCTGGTGGACGAATATGGCTTTCTGTCTTCCTGGGGAAGAGATAATGACAAAAGAGATTGCTGTAAATGGAGAGGAGTCCGTTGTATCAATAAAACTGGCCATGTCAAGGTGCTCAATCTTCGAAGATCCGACGATGAAAATTCTCGAGGGCAGGTCTTGAAAGGTACAATCAGTCCTGCTTTGCTTAAATTGCATGATTTAAGACATTTGGACCTTAGTAACAATCACTTCCGTGGAAGCCCAGTTCCTGAGTTCATTGGTTCCCTCAGTAAATTGAGGTACCTCAATCTCTCTTGTGGTACATCTTTATTAAAAGTACCTCGTCCATTCCGGTGCCTTTCAGGTTCAGGATTCGTATATCTTCACCTAGAAAActctaatttatttagtttgggAAGCCTAGAGTGGCTTtctcatctttcttctttaagaCACCCTGACCTGAGTTACATTAATCTCACTAAATCTAGTGATTGGTTTCAAGCAGTTGCGAAGCTCCGTTCCTTAAAAACATTAGTCCTACACTCATGTGCTCTTCCACCTATCAATCCTTCGTCTATTTGGCACTTCAATTTGAGTACGTCTATTGAGACCCTTGATCTCTCCGAAAACAATCTCCCTTCTTCGTCAGTATACCCTTGGCTTTTCAATCTTAGTCGGAATATTCAATATCTTAACCTTGGCTTTAACTCATTACGAGGTTCAATTCCAGGGGCTTTTCAACTCATGGTTTCTCTTAGAACTCTCTATCTCTCTTCTAACGAACTTGAAGGTGGGATTCCAAAATTCTTCGGAAACATGTGTAGCTTAAATAGATTATTCTTGCCTAAAAATAAACTCAGTGGAGAGCTCTCGGAGATGATTCAAAATCTGTCTGGTGGATGCACGATGAATTCACTGGAGGGTCTATCTTTACTTGACAATGATATCACTGGGCCATTACCTGATCTTGTAGGGTTTTCATCCCTAAAAGTATTAATACTTGGAAAAAATCGATTAAATGGAACAATAAACAAAAGCCTCTGCCAGTTGTCGAAGCTGGAGTCTCTGTCACTTGGTACGAATTCATTCACAGGTGTTATCtgtgaaacttttttttccaatatgTCCAACTTGCAGATGTTGTACTTGAATGATAACTCTTTGACTTTGAAATTGAGCCATGATTGGGTTCCTCCTTTTCAACTGAAATCGTTAAGTCTTGCCTCTTGCAAGATGGGACCTCATTTTCCAAAATGGCTTCACACTCAAAATCAACTTATCTCCCTTGATGTCTCCAATAATGGAATCTCGGATGCTGTCCCTGATTGGTTTTGGGATCTGTCCATTGAACTCGTTTTGTTAAATCTCTCTAACAACCAGATCAGGGGTAAACTTCCtgatttgtcttttttaaGATATGATGATATTGTTATAGACGTCAGTTCAAACCACTTTTGGGGCCCAATTCCACCACTTCCTTCAAATTCTACGTTCTTGAATCTCTCAAAAAATAAGTTCTCAGGATCAATTACTTTCTTATGTTCTATTATAAAAAACACATGGAACTTTTTTGATCTCTCGAGTAACTTATTATCTGGAGGGCTTCCAGATTGTTGGTTGAATTTTGATAGCCTATCCATTCTTAATTTGGCAAACAATAGCTTCTCCGGGAAAATTCCAGACTCGATGGGCTTCCTACATAATATCCAAACACTGAGTTTGCACTCCAATAGGTTAACTGGGGAATTGCCTTCATCTTTAAAGAATTGCTCACAACTGAGAGTTTTGGATCTTAGGGAGAATGCATTGTACGGTGAGATACCAACCTGGATAGGGGGAAGtcttcaaaatttgaatattcttAGCTTGAAATCTAACAATTTTCATGGAAATATACCTTTTCAGTTATGCCATCTGGCATTAATTCAAGTCCTGGATCTCTCTTTAAACAATATATCGGGAAATATGCCAAAATGTTTCAATAATTTCTCAGCCATGACCCGAGAAAAAAGTTCCAATCCTATCATTGGGTTGGCTGATAAAATCTGGATTCTCCctagatatgtatatatgtatagttATTTGGACAATGTTCTGTTGACATGGAAAGGAAGTGAATACGAGTACAAAAGTACTTTGGGACTTGTAAAGTGTCTTGACCTTTCGAGTAACAAACTACATGGAGCAATTCCTGAAGAGATTATGGATCTTGTGGGGTTGATTGCCTTAAACCTTTCAAGAAACCATTTAACCGGACCAATCACTCCGAAGATTGGTGAGTTAACATCATTGGATTTCCTGGATTTGTCTAGAAATCTGTTTTCTGGAAGTATTCCGTCTAGCCTCTCTCAGTTAAGTGGTCTTGGTGTCTTGGACTTGTCGTACAACAACTTGTCAGGAAAAATCCCATTAGGCACTCAGCTCCAGAGCTTCAATGCTTCAGTGTACGCTGAAAATCTTGAACTTTGTGGCCTTCCACTCGCAAATATGTGTCCAGATGAAGAATCAGCTCCAAGTCCAGGCACAGACGATGATTCAGACACTCTAGAAGATGAGGAGGATCAGTTTATAACTCTCGGATTTTACGTGAGCTCGATTCTTGGTTTCTTTGTTGGATTCTGGGGTGTCTGCGGAACTTTAATACTGAATAGGTCGTGGAGACATGGTTACTATAACTTCCTGACTGGTATGAAAGATTGGCTTTATGTGACAGCAGCTGTGAATATTGCCAAACTGCAAAAGTTCAGGAACTAA